In Paraburkholderia bryophila, a single genomic region encodes these proteins:
- the gap gene encoding type I glyceraldehyde-3-phosphate dehydrogenase: MTIRVAINGYGRIGRNTLRAFYENGKKHDIEIVAINDLGDAKTNAHLTQYDTAHGKFPGEVSVDGDYLVVNGDKIRVLANRNPAELPWGELNVDVVLECTGFFTTKEKASAHIKGGAKKVIISAPGGKDVDATIVYGVNHHVLKASDTVISNASCTTNCLAPLVKPLNDKIGLVNGLMTTIHAYTNDQVLTDVYHEDLRRARSATHSQIPTKTGAASAVGLVLPELNGKLDGYAIRVPTINVSVVDLSFIAARDTTVEEVNAIMKEASEGSLKGILGYNEAPLVSIDFNHNPASSTFDATLTKVSGRLVKVSSWYDNEWGFSNRMLDTAVALANAK, encoded by the coding sequence ATGACGATTCGCGTCGCAATCAACGGCTACGGCCGGATCGGCCGCAACACGCTGCGCGCCTTCTATGAAAACGGCAAGAAGCACGATATCGAAATCGTCGCCATCAACGATCTCGGCGATGCCAAGACCAACGCACACCTGACGCAATACGACACCGCGCACGGCAAGTTCCCGGGCGAAGTGTCGGTGGACGGCGACTACCTGGTTGTGAACGGCGACAAGATCCGCGTGCTGGCGAACCGCAACCCGGCCGAACTGCCGTGGGGCGAGCTGAACGTTGACGTCGTGTTGGAATGCACGGGCTTTTTCACGACCAAGGAAAAGGCGAGCGCGCACATCAAGGGTGGCGCGAAGAAGGTGATCATCTCGGCGCCGGGCGGTAAAGACGTCGACGCAACGATCGTCTACGGCGTGAACCACCATGTGCTGAAGGCATCGGACACGGTGATCTCGAACGCATCGTGCACGACGAACTGCCTCGCACCGCTCGTCAAGCCGCTGAACGACAAGATCGGCCTCGTGAACGGTCTGATGACCACGATTCACGCTTACACGAACGACCAGGTTCTGACGGACGTGTACCACGAAGACCTGCGCCGCGCGCGTTCGGCCACGCATAGCCAGATCCCGACCAAGACCGGCGCTGCGTCGGCGGTTGGCCTGGTGCTGCCGGAACTGAACGGCAAGCTCGACGGCTACGCGATTCGCGTGCCGACGATCAACGTGTCGGTGGTCGACCTGTCGTTCATCGCCGCGCGCGACACGACGGTCGAAGAAGTCAATGCGATCATGAAGGAAGCGTCGGAAGGCTCGCTGAAGGGCATCCTCGGTTACAACGAGGCGCCGCTGGTGTCGATCGACTTCAACCACAACCCGGCTTCGTCGACGTTCGACGCGACGCTGACCAAGGTGTCGGGCCGTCTGGTGAAGGTGTCGAGCTGGTACGACAACGAGTGGGGCTTCTCGAACCGCATGCTGGATACGGCTGTGGCGCTGGCCAACGCGAAGTAA
- a CDS encoding FadR/GntR family transcriptional regulator, translating to MKNAPHTVTDAAIATIRERIEAGVYPVGSLLPAQRQLSEELEISRASLREALSTLEALGLLMIRPGKGVYVESAQAVAAQSWRFAEQSSLPDTYQMRYALEGFIARMAALAVSEADLAWFEHNITAMQTALACDELDEAARLDYDFHMRIVNIAGNAAIESILSSSADIMKESQRMPFYRRELVLSTYIEHRVILDALKARDSIAAGQAIETHISNAAQRAGVYFPTP from the coding sequence ATGAAAAACGCCCCGCACACCGTCACCGACGCCGCCATCGCGACCATTCGCGAACGCATCGAAGCGGGCGTCTATCCGGTGGGCAGTTTGCTGCCGGCGCAGCGTCAGCTTTCCGAGGAACTGGAGATCAGCCGCGCTTCGTTGCGCGAGGCGTTGTCCACACTTGAAGCGCTCGGTCTGCTGATGATCCGGCCCGGCAAGGGCGTCTACGTGGAAAGCGCGCAGGCGGTGGCCGCGCAATCGTGGCGCTTCGCGGAGCAATCGTCGCTGCCGGATACGTACCAGATGCGCTATGCGCTGGAAGGCTTTATCGCGCGCATGGCGGCGCTTGCCGTCAGCGAGGCCGACCTCGCCTGGTTCGAGCACAACATCACGGCCATGCAAACGGCGCTCGCGTGCGACGAACTCGACGAGGCCGCGCGCCTCGACTACGACTTCCATATGCGGATCGTGAATATTGCCGGCAACGCGGCGATCGAATCGATCCTGAGCAGCAGCGCGGACATCATGAAGGAAAGCCAGCGCATGCCGTTCTACCGACGCGAGCTGGTGCTGTCCACGTACATCGAACATCGTGTGATTCTGGATGCGCTGAAGGCGCGCGATTCCATCGCGGCGGGCCAGGCGATCGAGACGCATATCTCGAACGCGGCGCAGCGCGCCGGCGTGTACTTCCCGACGCCGTAG
- a CDS encoding C4-dicarboxylate transporter DctA: MLKFFNSLFGRVVIALVAGIVIGAVYPHFAQSLRPLGDGFLKLIKMVIGPIVFCVVVSGMAHAGDLRKVGRVGLKAVVYFEVMTTIALVIGAVLAYATRPGVGMNINLHSLDPASLATYTENAKSLKDTAGFLLKIIPDTAINAFATGDILQILVFSVLFGSALSLLGNKAQRVSSLIDELSQVFFRVMGFIIKLAPLGVLGAIAFTTGTYGVESLKQLGLLVLVFYASCFVFVVVVLGVVMRLAGFSIFKLIRYLREELSIVLGTASSDAVLPQIMRKLEWMGVKDSTVGLVIPTGYSFNLDGFSIYLTLAVIFIAQATNTPLSLHDLIVVVLVSLVTSKGAHGIPGSAIVILAATLSAIPAIPVLGLVLILPVDWFVGIARALTNLIGNCVATVVVAVWENDIDRVRAHRVLNRDAALRYVPAGEDSSDESAAGEHAPAV; the protein is encoded by the coding sequence GTGTTGAAGTTTTTCAATTCGCTGTTTGGCCGGGTCGTCATAGCGCTGGTGGCCGGCATTGTGATCGGCGCCGTGTATCCGCATTTCGCCCAATCGCTGCGTCCGCTCGGCGACGGCTTTCTCAAGCTGATCAAGATGGTGATCGGCCCGATCGTGTTCTGCGTCGTGGTGAGCGGCATGGCGCATGCCGGCGATCTGCGCAAAGTCGGCCGCGTTGGTTTGAAGGCGGTGGTCTACTTCGAGGTCATGACGACGATCGCGCTCGTGATCGGCGCGGTGCTCGCGTATGCCACACGTCCCGGCGTCGGCATGAACATCAATCTGCATTCGCTCGATCCTGCCTCGCTGGCCACGTACACCGAGAACGCCAAGAGCCTCAAGGACACCGCGGGCTTTCTGCTGAAGATCATCCCCGACACGGCGATCAACGCGTTCGCCACCGGCGACATCCTGCAAATTCTGGTGTTTTCGGTGCTGTTCGGCTCGGCGCTGTCGCTGCTCGGCAATAAGGCGCAGCGCGTCAGCAGCCTGATCGACGAACTGTCGCAAGTGTTTTTCCGCGTGATGGGTTTCATCATCAAGCTCGCGCCGCTCGGCGTGCTCGGCGCGATCGCTTTTACGACGGGCACCTACGGCGTCGAATCGCTCAAGCAACTCGGCTTGCTGGTGCTGGTGTTCTACGCGAGCTGCTTCGTGTTCGTGGTGGTCGTGCTGGGTGTAGTGATGCGGCTCGCCGGCTTCAGCATCTTCAAGCTGATCCGCTATCTGCGCGAAGAACTGTCGATCGTGCTCGGCACCGCTTCGTCCGACGCCGTGCTGCCGCAGATCATGCGCAAGCTCGAATGGATGGGCGTGAAGGATTCGACCGTCGGCCTGGTGATTCCGACCGGCTACTCGTTCAATCTCGACGGCTTCTCGATCTATCTCACGCTCGCGGTGATCTTCATCGCGCAGGCCACCAACACGCCGCTGTCCTTGCATGACCTGATCGTCGTGGTGCTGGTGTCGCTGGTGACGTCGAAGGGCGCGCACGGCATTCCCGGCTCGGCGATCGTGATTCTGGCCGCGACGCTGTCCGCGATTCCGGCGATCCCCGTGCTCGGCCTCGTGCTGATCCTGCCGGTCGACTGGTTCGTCGGCATTGCCCGCGCGCTGACCAACCTGATCGGCAATTGCGTGGCGACGGTGGTGGTCGCCGTGTGGGAAAACGATATCGACCGGGTGCGCGCGCATCGCGTGTTGAACCGCGATGCCGCGTTGCGCTACGTGCCGGCCGGTGAAGATTCGAGCGACGAATCGGCCGCGGGCGAACACGCGCCGGCCGTCTGA